The proteins below come from a single Streptomyces tubercidicus genomic window:
- a CDS encoding YgfZ/GcvT domain-containing protein, with translation MPRPSPASPLLSLPGAVPAEAPDEGVAAHYGDLFREQRALADGSGFVDLSHRGVVTVTGPERLSWLHLLLTQHVSDLPPGQATEALILSAHGHIEHALSLVDDGETTWMHTEPGNQEALIAYLESMKFFYRAEVADRTDEIAVVHLPAGSIAEVPEKVVVRETAHGRDLFLPRADLESFAADHGPAIGVLALEALRVEAHRPRLGMETDHRTIPHELGWIGTAVHLQKGCYRGQETVARVHNLGKPPRRLVFLHLDGSEVQLPPHGTPVRLASDGEEGRQLGFLTTSARHHELGPIALALVKRNVPVDAPLMAGTTAAAQEVVVEP, from the coding sequence ATGCCGCGACCTTCACCCGCCAGCCCCCTGCTGTCGCTTCCCGGAGCCGTCCCCGCCGAGGCTCCCGACGAAGGCGTCGCCGCCCACTACGGCGACCTCTTCCGGGAGCAGCGTGCCCTCGCCGACGGCTCCGGCTTCGTCGACCTCTCCCACCGTGGCGTGGTCACCGTCACCGGCCCCGAACGGCTGAGCTGGCTGCATCTGCTGCTCACCCAGCACGTCAGCGATCTGCCGCCCGGCCAGGCCACCGAGGCGCTGATCCTGTCCGCGCACGGCCATATCGAGCATGCGCTCTCGCTCGTCGACGACGGCGAGACGACCTGGATGCACACCGAACCCGGCAACCAGGAGGCGCTGATCGCCTACCTGGAGAGCATGAAGTTCTTCTACCGGGCCGAGGTCGCCGACCGCACCGACGAGATCGCCGTCGTCCATCTGCCGGCCGGTTCCATCGCCGAGGTGCCCGAGAAGGTCGTCGTCCGCGAGACCGCGCACGGCCGCGATCTGTTCCTGCCGCGCGCCGACCTGGAGTCCTTCGCCGCGGACCACGGCCCCGCGATCGGCGTGCTGGCCCTGGAGGCGCTGCGCGTCGAGGCCCACCGCCCGCGCCTGGGCATGGAGACCGACCACCGCACCATCCCGCACGAGCTGGGCTGGATCGGCACCGCCGTCCACCTGCAGAAGGGCTGCTACCGCGGCCAGGAGACCGTCGCCCGGGTCCACAACCTGGGCAAACCGCCGCGCCGCCTGGTCTTTCTGCACCTGGACGGCAGCGAGGTCCAGCTGCCCCCGCACGGCACCCCCGTCCGCCTCGCCTCGGACGGCGAGGAGGGCCGCCAGCTCGGCTTCCTCACCACCTCGGCCCGCCACCACGAGCTCGGCCCGATCGCGCTCGCCCTGGTCAAGCGGAACGTCCCGGTGGACGCGCCGCTGATGGCGGGTACGACGGCGGCGGCGCAGGAGGTCGTGGTCGAGCCGTAG
- a CDS encoding ABC transporter substrate-binding protein gives MSTLGAGQTPGPVPSARTTPTGRTTSTAPATDPTHPAPATPPPPTALTTTTAAARVEPPGTEDGPMLQAGQAQHPRPPQQRERFLPATTPDLSGLGLPELRVVRRDSQQEEADLSYLRRLLQGRIDILRAEIARRSAQQSPLLDRLPEILTDLPSRHRSSARHVTLGTPHSEEYRRLAEDMLGEVELSDLTARTDQELHEAMGRLIRYEQQVSRRRQSLQRTTDDCSAEIARRYREGEAQVDDLLS, from the coding sequence ATGAGCACTCTCGGCGCCGGACAGACACCCGGTCCCGTACCAAGCGCCCGTACGACACCAACCGGACGGACGACATCCACCGCCCCCGCGACCGACCCCACACATCCGGCGCCCGCCACCCCACCACCCCCCACCGCCCTGACGACGACCACAGCGGCGGCTCGCGTCGAGCCACCCGGCACCGAGGACGGCCCCATGCTCCAGGCAGGCCAGGCGCAGCACCCCCGCCCCCCGCAGCAGCGCGAGCGCTTCCTGCCGGCCACCACGCCCGATCTGTCCGGCCTGGGGCTGCCCGAGCTGCGGGTCGTACGGCGTGATTCGCAGCAGGAAGAGGCCGATCTGAGCTATCTGCGGCGGCTGTTGCAGGGCCGGATCGACATCCTGCGGGCCGAGATCGCCCGCCGCAGCGCCCAGCAGTCACCACTGCTGGACCGGCTCCCGGAGATCCTCACGGACCTGCCGTCGCGGCACCGCTCCTCCGCACGGCATGTGACGCTCGGTACGCCGCACAGCGAGGAGTACCGCAGGCTCGCCGAGGACATGCTCGGCGAGGTGGAGCTGTCCGACCTCACCGCGCGCACGGACCAGGAGCTGCACGAGGCGATGGGGCGGCTGATCCGCTACGAACAGCAGGTGTCCCGGCGCCGTCAGTCGTTGCAGCGCACCACCGACGACTGCAGCGCCGAAATCGCCCGCAGGTACCGTGAAGGCGAAGCGCAAGTAGACGACCTGCTGTCCTGA
- a CDS encoding asparaginase: protein MTSPTPISEPPSGSAPVSADSPGLAPAASPASPAVSPVLAEVVRSGFVEGRHRGSLVVLAADGSVDWALGDVAAPVFPRSTNKPMQAAAVLRAGLDLSGERLALAAASHSGEVFHLDLVRTMLAEHGLTADQLQTPADLPLDPEEAESYLASGRVRDRLTMNCSGKHTAMLAASALNGWPLDTYLDEAHPLQLLVADGIRSASGEDVAHVGTDGCGAPLLSLSLTGLARAFRHFVTAGPGTPERRVADAMRAHPEYVAGTRRPDTWLMQALPGTLCKMGAEAVQALALPDGRALAFKIDDGATRTLGPVLARTLRLMGLDDPVLARLADAPLFGGGARVGEIRAAF from the coding sequence ATGACCTCGCCCACCCCCATATCCGAGCCGCCCTCGGGATCCGCGCCGGTGTCTGCGGATTCCCCGGGCCTCGCGCCTGCCGCTTCTCCCGCCTCCCCCGCCGTCTCGCCCGTGCTCGCCGAGGTCGTCCGCTCCGGGTTCGTGGAGGGGCGGCACCGCGGTTCCCTCGTGGTGCTCGCCGCCGACGGCAGTGTGGACTGGGCGCTGGGCGACGTGGCCGCCCCGGTCTTCCCGCGCTCCACGAACAAGCCGATGCAGGCCGCGGCGGTGCTGCGGGCGGGCCTGGACCTCTCCGGGGAGCGGCTGGCGCTGGCCGCCGCGAGCCACTCCGGCGAGGTCTTCCACCTCGATCTCGTACGGACCATGCTGGCCGAGCACGGTCTGACCGCCGACCAGCTGCAGACGCCCGCTGACCTGCCGCTGGACCCCGAGGAGGCGGAGTCCTACCTCGCCTCGGGCCGGGTCCGCGACCGCCTCACCATGAACTGCTCGGGCAAGCACACCGCGATGCTGGCCGCCTCGGCGCTCAACGGCTGGCCGCTCGACACGTACCTCGACGAGGCCCATCCGCTCCAGCTGCTGGTGGCCGACGGGATCCGTAGCGCAAGCGGCGAGGACGTCGCCCATGTCGGCACGGACGGCTGCGGGGCGCCCCTGCTGTCGCTGTCGCTGACCGGGCTGGCCCGCGCCTTCCGGCACTTCGTCACGGCGGGTCCCGGCACGCCCGAGCGGCGGGTGGCGGATGCGATGCGCGCCCACCCGGAGTACGTCGCCGGCACCCGCCGCCCCGACACCTGGCTGATGCAGGCCCTGCCGGGCACCCTCTGCAAGATGGGCGCCGAGGCGGTCCAGGCCCTGGCCCTTCCCGACGGGCGCGCCCTGGCCTTCAAGATCGACGACGGCGCCACGCGCACCCTCGGGCCCGTCCTCGCCCGCACCCTCCGCCTCATGGGCCTCGACGACCCCGTCCTGGCCCGCCTTGCGGACGCTCCGCTCTTCGGTGGCGGCGCCAGGGTGGGGGAGATCCGGGCCGCGTTCTGA
- the dtd gene encoding D-aminoacyl-tRNA deacylase, whose product MRAVVQRVDGARVEVAGETVGEIVGEGLCVLVGVTHEDTREKAAQLARKLWSVRILQGEKSCSDTSAPLLVISQFTLYGDARKGRRPTWNAAAPGPVAEPLVDEVVAQLRALGAHVETGRFGASMQVSLTNDGPFTVLVEV is encoded by the coding sequence ATGCGAGCTGTGGTGCAAAGGGTTGACGGTGCCCGCGTCGAGGTGGCGGGTGAGACGGTCGGGGAGATCGTCGGCGAGGGGCTGTGCGTGCTGGTGGGGGTCACGCACGAGGACACCCGGGAGAAGGCGGCGCAGCTCGCCCGGAAGCTGTGGTCGGTGCGGATTCTGCAGGGCGAGAAGTCCTGCTCGGACACCTCGGCGCCGCTGCTGGTGATCAGCCAGTTCACTCTCTACGGTGACGCCCGCAAGGGCCGCCGCCCCACCTGGAACGCCGCCGCACCGGGGCCGGTCGCCGAGCCGCTGGTCGACGAGGTCGTCGCGCAGCTGCGGGCGCTGGGCGCCCATGTGGAGACCGGCCGTTTCGGTGCGTCGATGCAGGTGTCGCTGACGAATGACGGGCCGTTCACGGTGCTGGTCGAGGTCTAG